From one Acidibrevibacterium fodinaquatile genomic stretch:
- a CDS encoding HAD-IIIC family phosphatase: MRDETATAVDFPALRARLGAKALTLPVIFATGGEILDAAEPPPGVAVQRIAILGSLTTDFITRAVACALVLEGVWPVIYQAPFGSLIQEALDPGSPLHRFAADGVLVATDWRDGVDPLPIGASAEAVAAARADKVALFENLWTALARGGHCRILQHLMAPPPMRFCGPAERFADAAPERQVAALNAALLATGRGRVSWIETDRLAAEAGFTRFASPANYYAARIGFDQRFLPDYVAYFRAAFRAAFGRAKKALVLDLDNTLWGGVIGDDGVGGITLGPGSPAGEAFADWQSYLRDLRARGIVLAVCSKNDPEIAATGFTHSASVLRREDFAAFECSWENKADGIKRIAKALNLGLDSLVFLDDNPAECDLVAGALPEVAVVPLGDDPGKFIERLDATRWLYLESYTAEDLARAEAYAAREAAAAEARGATDLGSYLDGLAMRGRIWRPEEGDIARVAQLEQKTNQFNVTTRRFSEAEIRAFLGDDNAIVLAFHLRDKFGDHGLVSTLIAQPAEDGKTLHIVSWLMSCRVFSRTAEGFILRHLLALASARGFARLRGEYRPTAKNGVVADLYPRLGFAEDGAGEGGAQFWVRAVDAGDDIITAIALA, from the coding sequence ATGCGTGACGAGACCGCGACGGCTGTCGATTTTCCCGCGCTCCGCGCCCGGCTCGGCGCCAAGGCGCTCACCTTGCCGGTGATTTTCGCGACCGGCGGCGAGATTCTGGATGCCGCCGAACCGCCGCCCGGGGTCGCGGTCCAGCGCATCGCCATCCTCGGCAGCCTGACCACCGATTTCATCACCCGCGCGGTCGCCTGCGCCCTCGTCCTCGAAGGGGTGTGGCCGGTGATCTATCAGGCGCCGTTCGGCTCGCTGATCCAGGAAGCGCTCGATCCCGGCTCGCCGCTTCACCGCTTCGCCGCCGATGGCGTTCTGGTCGCAACCGATTGGCGCGACGGTGTCGATCCCCTGCCGATCGGCGCCAGCGCGGAGGCGGTTGCCGCGGCGCGCGCCGACAAGGTCGCCTTGTTCGAAAATCTGTGGACGGCGCTGGCGCGTGGCGGGCATTGCCGCATTCTCCAGCACCTGATGGCGCCGCCGCCGATGCGCTTTTGCGGCCCTGCCGAGCGCTTCGCCGACGCCGCGCCGGAACGCCAGGTCGCCGCCCTCAACGCGGCGCTGCTGGCCACCGGGCGCGGGCGCGTTTCCTGGATCGAGACCGACCGCCTGGCGGCGGAGGCGGGGTTCACCCGTTTCGCGAGCCCGGCCAATTACTACGCCGCCCGCATCGGCTTCGATCAGCGCTTTTTGCCCGATTACGTCGCCTATTTCCGCGCCGCCTTCCGCGCCGCGTTCGGCCGGGCGAAGAAGGCGCTGGTGCTCGATCTCGACAACACGCTCTGGGGCGGCGTCATCGGCGATGACGGGGTCGGCGGCATCACGCTTGGGCCAGGCTCACCCGCCGGCGAGGCTTTCGCCGACTGGCAGAGCTATCTTCGCGACCTCCGCGCCCGCGGCATCGTGCTCGCGGTCTGCAGCAAGAACGACCCGGAGATCGCCGCGACCGGCTTCACCCATTCCGCGAGCGTGCTCCGGCGCGAGGATTTCGCGGCGTTCGAATGCTCCTGGGAAAACAAGGCGGACGGGATCAAACGCATCGCTAAGGCGCTCAATCTCGGGCTCGATTCGCTGGTTTTCCTCGACGACAACCCCGCCGAATGTGACCTCGTCGCCGGCGCGCTGCCCGAGGTCGCGGTGGTGCCGCTCGGCGACGATCCTGGCAAGTTCATAGAGCGGCTGGATGCCACGCGCTGGCTCTATCTCGAGAGCTACACCGCCGAAGACCTCGCCCGCGCCGAGGCTTATGCGGCGCGCGAGGCGGCGGCGGCGGAAGCGCGCGGGGCGACCGATCTCGGGAGCTATCTCGATGGCCTCGCCATGCGCGGGCGGATCTGGCGGCCGGAGGAGGGCGATATCGCCCGCGTCGCGCAGCTCGAACAGAAAACCAACCAGTTCAACGTCACCACGCGGCGGTTTTCGGAAGCGGAAATCCGCGCCTTCCTCGGCGATGACAATGCCATCGTGCTCGCCTTTCATCTGCGCGACAAATTCGGCGATCACGGCCTGGTCTCGACCCTGATCGCGCAGCCGGCGGAGGACGGGAAGACGCTCCATATCGTGAGCTGGCTGATGAGTTGCCGGGTTTTTTCGCGCACCGCCGAGGGGTTCATCCTCCGCCATCTGCTCGCGCTCGCCAGCGCGCGCGGGTTTGCCCGTCTGCGCGGCGAATATCGCCCGACGGCGAAAAACGGCGTCGTCGCCGATCTCTATCCGCGTCTCGGCTTTGCGGAAGATGGCGCGGGCGAAGGCGGCGCGCAATTCTGGGTGCGGGCGGTCGATGCCGGCGACGATATCATCACGGCGATCGCGCTGGCGTAA
- a CDS encoding acyl carrier protein: MSGDLLGLIAETLSLDRASLNAESSAENTKNWDSLRQVVLMGEIESGFGVEFSAQEISEANSVAKIAAALARHGIDVTL, translated from the coding sequence ATGAGTGGAGATTTGCTTGGCCTGATCGCTGAGACCCTCAGTCTCGACCGCGCCAGCCTGAATGCCGAGTCGAGCGCCGAAAACACCAAGAATTGGGACAGTCTGCGCCAAGTGGTGCTGATGGGTGAGATCGAGAGCGGTTTCGGCGTCGAATTCAGCGCCCAGGAAATCAGCGAAGCCAATAGCGTCGCCAAGATCGCGGCCGCGCTGGCCCGGCACGGGATCGACGTGACGCTCTGA
- the hisG gene encoding ATP phosphoribosyltransferase has protein sequence MIAPAAADLAAGPLVLALPKGRILAECGGFLARAGVHPAADYTDEDSRRLRFPTDDPGLDVVRVRPFDVATFVAFGAAALGICGADVLMEFDYPDIYAPLDLAIGRCRIAVAAPAGGAGFETPARLSRVRVATKYPNVTARHFAARGIQAEIVHLNGAMELAPGLGLAPLIVDLVQTGSTLKANGLAEIEVIADVTSRLIVNRTALKTRPDVIGAWIARFRAALATSVAAA, from the coding sequence ATGATCGCGCCCGCCGCCGCCGACCTTGCCGCCGGCCCGCTCGTCTTGGCGCTGCCCAAGGGGCGGATCCTTGCCGAATGCGGCGGGTTTCTCGCCCGCGCCGGGGTCCACCCGGCCGCAGATTACACCGATGAGGATAGCCGCCGGCTGCGTTTTCCGACCGATGATCCCGGGCTTGACGTGGTGCGCGTGCGTCCTTTCGATGTCGCGACCTTCGTTGCCTTCGGCGCCGCCGCCCTCGGCATTTGCGGCGCCGACGTGCTGATGGAATTCGATTATCCGGACATTTATGCGCCGCTCGATCTCGCCATCGGCCGCTGCCGCATCGCCGTCGCCGCGCCCGCGGGCGGCGCGGGGTTCGAGACGCCGGCCCGGCTGTCGCGGGTGCGGGTCGCGACCAAATACCCGAACGTCACCGCCCGCCATTTCGCGGCGCGCGGCATCCAGGCCGAGATCGTCCATCTCAACGGCGCCATGGAACTGGCGCCCGGGCTCGGGCTCGCGCCGCTGATCGTCGATCTGGTGCAGACCGGCTCGACGCTGAAGGCCAATGGTCTCGCCGAAATCGAAGTGATCGCCGACGTCACCAGCCGCCTCATCGTCAACCGCACGGCGCTCAAGACGCGGCCGGACGTGATCGGGGCTTGGATCGCACGCTTTCGCGCCGCCCTCGCAACCTCGGTCGCAGCGGCCTGA
- the hisD gene encoding histidinol dehydrogenase, which produces MRRLATRDPGFAAAFAALLGETRAEAENLRAPVAEIIRAVRARGDEALAEFTARFDGFTPGAPPLRVSADEIAAARASLSPGLAEALDLAASRIAAFHERQRPADFAQTDATGLRLGLRWTALDAVGLYVPGGKASYPSSVLMNAIPARIAGVARIAMCVPAPGGALNPLVLAAAARAGVSEIWRIGGAQAIAALAYGTASIAPVDRIVGPGNAYVAEAKRQVHGDVGIDAIAGPSEVVVLADAANDPRHVAIDLLAQAEHDEAAQAILITDDAGFAERVIAAVAEALPQLPRAAIAAASWRDHGAVIVVADWVEAAGLVDRLAPEHLELMLAEPEAVFARIRHAGAAFLGRFCPEALGDYIAGPNHVLPTSRSARFASGLSVYDFLKRTTWIAADDAAPLAALAPAAIALAEAEGLDAHARSLALRLPRRSLAGR; this is translated from the coding sequence ATGCGGCGCCTGGCAACCCGCGATCCGGGGTTTGCGGCCGCGTTCGCGGCGCTGCTCGGCGAGACGCGGGCCGAGGCCGAAAATCTGCGCGCGCCGGTCGCTGAGATCATTCGCGCGGTACGCGCGCGCGGCGATGAGGCGCTCGCCGAATTCACCGCCCGCTTCGATGGCTTCACCCCCGGCGCGCCGCCGCTCCGCGTCAGCGCCGATGAGATCGCGGCGGCGCGGGCCAGCCTGAGCCCGGGCCTCGCCGAGGCCCTCGATCTCGCCGCCTCCCGCATCGCGGCGTTCCATGAGCGGCAAAGACCCGCCGATTTCGCGCAAACCGATGCGACCGGGCTCCGCCTTGGTCTGCGCTGGACGGCGCTCGATGCGGTCGGGCTCTATGTGCCGGGCGGGAAAGCCTCTTATCCCTCCTCGGTGCTGATGAACGCGATCCCGGCGCGGATCGCCGGTGTCGCGCGCATCGCGATGTGCGTCCCGGCGCCGGGCGGCGCCCTCAACCCGCTGGTGCTTGCCGCCGCCGCGCGCGCTGGCGTCAGCGAAATCTGGCGGATCGGCGGTGCGCAGGCGATCGCGGCGCTGGCTTACGGGACGGCGAGCATCGCCCCGGTTGATCGCATCGTCGGGCCGGGCAACGCCTATGTCGCCGAAGCCAAGCGGCAAGTGCATGGCGATGTCGGGATCGATGCCATCGCCGGTCCCTCCGAGGTGGTGGTGCTGGCCGACGCCGCCAATGACCCGCGCCATGTCGCGATCGATCTCCTGGCGCAAGCCGAGCATGACGAGGCGGCGCAAGCGATCCTGATCACCGATGACGCCGGCTTCGCCGAGCGTGTCATTGCCGCCGTCGCCGAAGCCTTGCCGCAGCTGCCGCGCGCCGCGATCGCCGCGGCAAGCTGGCGCGATCACGGCGCGGTGATCGTGGTCGCCGACTGGGTGGAGGCGGCGGGCCTCGTTGATCGCCTGGCGCCTGAACATCTCGAACTGATGCTCGCCGAGCCCGAAGCCGTGTTCGCCCGCATCCGCCATGCCGGCGCGGCATTTCTCGGCCGGTTTTGTCCCGAGGCGCTGGGCGACTACATCGCCGGGCCCAATCACGTGCTGCCGACCTCGCGCAGCGCGCGCTTCGCCTCCGGCCTCTCGGTCTATGATTTTCTCAAGCGCACGACCTGGATCGCCGCCGATGACGCGGCGCCGCTTGCGGCCCTGGCGCCGGCGGCGATCGCGCTTGCCGAGGCCGAGGGGCTTGACGCCCATGCGAGAAGCCTCGCGCTGCGCCTGCCACGCCGCTCGCTGGCGGGGCGATGA
- a CDS encoding FAD binding domain-containing protein codes for MKPVPFTYRRAASVAEACAWRAEDPQAVLIAGGQSLMPMLAMRLVRPSQVIDIGRIPELDAIRVETDHVFIGATTRQETAEQSPIIAEELPLLARALPWIGHPPTRRRGTIGGSIANADPAAEIALIAVTLGAEITIAGAADGRASLPAAEFFLAPMVTTLPEGAMVTGLRLPRMPRPRTGSGFAEIARRHGDFALAAAAAVLSLDSAGAIAGIAVAIGGATPVPTKLALDRLIGLRPEDQRIAPAIAQALAPLDMMTDLHASAPYRRRAAERLAGTVIAMAAAEAAAR; via the coding sequence ATGAAGCCGGTGCCTTTCACGTATCGGCGGGCCGCCTCGGTCGCCGAGGCCTGTGCCTGGCGCGCCGAGGATCCGCAAGCGGTGCTGATCGCCGGCGGGCAGTCGCTGATGCCGATGCTGGCGATGCGCCTGGTGCGGCCGAGCCAGGTCATCGATATCGGCCGTATCCCGGAACTCGATGCCATTCGCGTCGAAACCGACCATGTCTTCATCGGCGCGACCACCCGCCAAGAAACCGCCGAGCAGAGCCCGATCATCGCCGAGGAATTGCCGCTGCTGGCGCGTGCCCTACCCTGGATCGGCCATCCGCCGACGCGAAGGCGCGGCACCATCGGCGGCTCGATCGCCAATGCCGATCCGGCGGCGGAAATCGCGCTGATCGCGGTGACGCTCGGCGCCGAGATCACGATCGCCGGCGCCGCGGATGGGCGTGCCTCGCTCCCGGCGGCGGAATTTTTCCTCGCCCCGATGGTGACTACCCTTCCCGAGGGTGCGATGGTCACCGGCCTCAGGCTCCCCCGCATGCCGCGGCCGCGCACCGGCAGCGGTTTCGCCGAAATCGCCCGCCGCCACGGCGATTTTGCGCTCGCGGCGGCGGCGGCCGTGCTCAGCCTCGATTCCGCCGGCGCCATCGCCGGGATCGCGGTCGCGATCGGTGGCGCGACCCCGGTGCCGACGAAACTCGCGCTCGATCGACTGATCGGGCTCCGGCCCGAGGATCAGCGGATCGCGCCGGCGATCGCGCAAGCGCTGGCGCCGCTCGACATGATGACCGACCTGCACGCGTCCGCCCCCTATCGCCGGCGCGCCGCGGAACGACTGGCGGGGACGGTGATCGCGATGGCGGCGGCGGAAGCAGCGGCGCGATGA
- a CDS encoding 2-hydroxycarboxylate transporter family protein produces the protein MTQRGMSQTGSAEHVPPKTGARALWWRLVDGKVGIIPLPLYPVILVLIAALVGLGKVPPDLTTMIPLIALGAFTAAEIGKRVPGLARIGGPAILTVFLPSYLVHAHLMPEKTISAISVFSKQSNFLYLFIACIIVGSILGMHRRVLIAGFLKIFVPLFAGSLAALIAGTLVGTLLGLGWRHSLFFIVIPIMGGGIGEGALPLSLGYATVLHAKQGDMFATILPAVLLGNLAALLISGALATFASRRPALTGYGRLQPEAAGDALALPPDPEDLPTGHPPDATTVAAAGITAITLYLVGIVVQDVSGFPAPVLMLALAVGLKLARAVSARLREGAGVIYGFFAQCVTYPLIFAIGVAMTPWDKLVAALQPEIIAVIVVTVATIIAVGFFVGRLVGLYPIEAAIVNACHSGQGGTGDVMILSAANRMELMPFAQIATRIGGAITVTLALTALRMMT, from the coding sequence GTGACCCAAAGGGGCATGAGTCAGACGGGATCGGCCGAGCACGTCCCGCCAAAAACCGGCGCGCGGGCGCTCTGGTGGCGGCTGGTCGATGGCAAGGTTGGCATCATTCCGCTGCCGCTCTATCCGGTCATCCTGGTCTTGATCGCGGCCCTCGTTGGGCTCGGCAAAGTGCCGCCCGATCTCACCACCATGATCCCGCTGATCGCCCTTGGCGCCTTCACGGCGGCGGAGATCGGCAAGCGCGTGCCAGGGCTCGCCCGCATTGGCGGGCCCGCGATCCTCACCGTGTTCCTGCCGTCCTATCTCGTGCACGCGCATCTGATGCCGGAAAAAACCATCAGCGCGATCAGCGTTTTCTCCAAACAGTCGAATTTTCTCTATCTCTTCATCGCCTGCATCATCGTCGGCAGCATTCTCGGGATGCATCGGCGGGTGCTGATCGCGGGATTTTTGAAAATCTTCGTCCCGCTTTTCGCCGGCTCGCTCGCCGCCTTGATCGCCGGCACCCTCGTGGGAACCCTGCTCGGACTCGGCTGGCGCCACAGTTTATTCTTCATCGTCATCCCGATCATGGGCGGCGGCATCGGTGAGGGCGCGCTGCCGCTCTCGCTCGGCTACGCCACCGTGCTGCATGCCAAGCAAGGCGACATGTTCGCGACCATCTTACCGGCGGTGCTGCTCGGCAATCTCGCCGCTTTGCTGATTTCAGGCGCGCTCGCAACTTTTGCCAGCCGCCGCCCGGCGCTCACCGGCTACGGCCGTCTGCAGCCCGAGGCCGCCGGCGATGCGCTCGCGCTACCGCCCGATCCCGAGGATCTGCCAACCGGCCATCCGCCCGATGCGACGACCGTGGCGGCGGCCGGGATCACCGCGATCACACTTTATCTGGTCGGCATCGTGGTCCAGGACGTCAGCGGCTTTCCCGCCCCGGTGCTGATGCTGGCGCTTGCCGTCGGCCTCAAGCTCGCCCGCGCGGTTTCCGCCCGCCTGCGCGAAGGGGCCGGCGTGATCTATGGGTTTTTTGCCCAATGCGTTACCTATCCGCTGATTTTTGCCATCGGCGTCGCGATGACGCCCTGGGACAAGCTGGTCGCGGCGTTGCAACCCGAAATCATCGCGGTGATCGTGGTGACGGTCGCGACCATCATCGCCGTCGGTTTCTTCGTCGGACGTCTGGTCGGCCTCTATCCGATCGAGGCGGCTATTGTGAATGCCTGCCATAGCGGCCAGGGCGGCACCGGCGACGTCATGATCCTGAGCGCCGCGAACCGCATGGAACTGATGCCGTTCGCGCAGATCGCAACGCGCATCGGCGGTGCCATCACCGTCACCCTCGCTCTCACCGCGCTCCGGATGATGACCTAA
- a CDS encoding CaiB/BaiF CoA transferase family protein encodes MITEKPFSPDLPAPLDGIRVLDLSRLVAGNMLSLQLADHGAEVIKIEDPKTGDPLRAWRDQGQSFHWKIYARNKKSLALDLRADEGKALLLRLTARADVLIENFRPGTLEKMGLAPALLHERNPRLVIVRISGFGQTGPYRGQPGFGTLVEAMSGFAAKNGFPEREPLLPPLALADMLAGLYGAFGVMVALRVAAASGRGQVIDLSLLEAVHSVLGPDAAIFARTGRKPARTGNRSATTAPRNVFRTRDNRFIAISASIQSMAERLFRAIGRPDMIDDPRFRTNTERLRHVEACEQPIADFIATRDAAEALAVFAAAEVTAALVYDIEQFLADPHVGERGVIVAVPDEDRENREAARAPQTILMHDVLPRLSATPGQLRRAAPALGADTRVLLAEIGCTGADYDDLLAREIIRESRS; translated from the coding sequence ATGATCACCGAGAAACCGTTTTCGCCGGATCTGCCGGCGCCGCTCGACGGGATACGCGTCCTCGATCTCTCACGCCTCGTCGCCGGCAATATGCTGAGCCTGCAACTCGCTGATCACGGCGCCGAAGTGATCAAGATCGAGGATCCGAAGACCGGCGATCCGCTGCGCGCGTGGCGCGATCAGGGGCAGAGTTTCCATTGGAAGATCTACGCCCGCAACAAGAAGTCGCTGGCGCTCGATCTCCGCGCCGACGAGGGGAAGGCGCTTTTGCTTCGCCTCACGGCGCGCGCGGATGTTCTGATCGAGAATTTCCGCCCTGGCACGCTGGAAAAAATGGGACTCGCGCCGGCGCTCCTCCATGAGCGCAATCCGCGCCTGGTCATCGTGCGCATTTCCGGCTTCGGCCAGACCGGCCCCTATCGCGGCCAGCCCGGCTTTGGCACCCTGGTCGAGGCGATGTCGGGGTTCGCGGCGAAAAACGGCTTCCCCGAGCGCGAGCCGCTGCTGCCGCCGCTCGCCCTCGCCGACATGCTCGCCGGGCTCTACGGCGCCTTTGGTGTCATGGTTGCACTCCGGGTTGCCGCAGCCAGCGGACGCGGGCAGGTGATCGATCTTTCACTGCTCGAAGCGGTCCATTCGGTTCTCGGGCCCGATGCCGCGATCTTCGCGCGCACCGGGCGTAAGCCGGCGCGCACCGGCAACCGTTCGGCGACCACCGCGCCGCGCAACGTCTTTCGCACCCGTGACAACCGCTTCATCGCCATCTCCGCCTCCATCCAGAGCATGGCCGAGCGGCTGTTCCGCGCCATTGGCCGGCCCGACATGATCGATGATCCGCGCTTTCGCACCAACACCGAGCGGCTGCGCCATGTCGAAGCCTGCGAACAGCCGATCGCGGATTTCATCGCCACGCGCGATGCGGCGGAAGCTTTGGCGGTGTTCGCTGCCGCCGAGGTGACTGCGGCCCTCGTTTACGATATCGAACAGTTCCTCGCCGACCCGCATGTCGGCGAACGAGGGGTCATCGTCGCGGTGCCGGATGAGGACAGGGAAAACCGGGAGGCGGCCCGCGCGCCGCAGACGATCTTGATGCATGATGTCCTGCCGCGGCTTTCGGCAACGCCCGGCCAGTTGCGCCGCGCCGCCCCTGCGCTCGGCGCCGATACACGCGTGCTGCTCGCCGAAATCGGCTGCACCGGCGCCGACTATGATGATCTTCTGGCGCGCGAGATCATCCGGGAGAGCCGCTCATGA
- a CDS encoding HpcH/HpaI aldolase/citrate lyase family protein, translating into MSTKSLPLWRSLLYVPVTNPRFVEKSATSGADAIILDLEDSIAEAEKPRARTLLAAAARQAASGGAAIVVRVNRPWRALIADLEAAVMAGIAALMLPKIESAEQVEAIAEIVTEMEAERGLAPGKIGLIPMIETARGFFRAEAIARADARNVALTLGAEDFALSLGMEPEAEGLFYPKQQMIIAARAAGIVPLGFIGTVADFSDLAALRATLRRSRRLGFLGASAIHPTQIAVINEEYSPSDAEIDRAGRLLAAYDAGIAAGKGAVAFEGRMIDAPVVARARQTLARAGAIAALAAKSG; encoded by the coding sequence ATGAGTACGAAATCATTGCCACTTTGGCGCTCGCTTTTGTACGTTCCGGTGACGAACCCGCGTTTCGTCGAAAAATCGGCGACCAGCGGCGCCGATGCGATCATTCTCGATCTCGAGGACTCGATCGCGGAGGCGGAAAAGCCGCGCGCCCGCACGCTGCTCGCCGCCGCCGCGAGGCAAGCCGCCTCCGGCGGCGCCGCGATCGTGGTGCGCGTCAACCGGCCCTGGCGCGCCCTCATCGCCGATCTCGAAGCCGCCGTGATGGCCGGCATTGCCGCCCTCATGCTGCCCAAGATCGAGAGCGCCGAGCAGGTTGAGGCGATCGCCGAAATCGTCACCGAAATGGAGGCCGAACGCGGCCTGGCGCCGGGCAAGATCGGCCTGATCCCGATGATCGAGACGGCGCGCGGTTTTTTCCGTGCTGAGGCGATCGCGCGGGCCGATGCGCGGAACGTCGCCCTCACGCTCGGGGCAGAGGATTTTGCCCTTTCGCTCGGCATGGAGCCGGAAGCGGAGGGATTGTTCTATCCCAAGCAGCAGATGATCATCGCCGCCCGTGCCGCCGGGATCGTGCCGCTCGGCTTTATCGGCACCGTCGCCGATTTCTCCGACCTCGCGGCGCTCCGCGCGACGTTGCGGCGCTCGCGCCGGCTCGGGTTCCTCGGCGCGAGCGCGATCCATCCGACGCAGATAGCGGTGATCAACGAGGAATACTCACCCTCGGACGCGGAGATCGACCGCGCCGGCCGGTTGCTCGCGGCTTATGACGCCGGCATTGCCGCCGGTAAAGGCGCGGTTGCCTTCGAGGGCAGGATGATCGATGCGCCGGTGGTCGCGCGCGCCCGCCAGACCCTGGCGCGCGCGGGGGCGATCGCGGCGCTTGCCGCGAAAAGCGGTTGA
- a CDS encoding site-specific integrase, producing MTKAGQIRLTDTAVKALKCPPGKRDCLVFDDRIAGFGVRVMASGVKTFLLQYQLGGRGGRRERYVIGRHMETRIADGAAVVVTAAWARAEAERARGLVRDGRSPKTARVGAPKQRVYTFAQLVEDWRAGALVRASPRYRDEAPASIRRFFAELLPCAASSLVRAQVREIVQAHASSAPIGTRRAVSAARAAFNWALNERDLKAAGNPFERVNRGTEDSRQRVLTDAELGEAWRAARALAPPFGAFVQLLILTLQRRSELAGMRWDELAPDFSVWTLPAARAKNSEAHLVHLVDAAREVLRRLPRGAGSPLVFPATRSRLGAGTARPISGFSDVKERLLEQIRAERARRRNSPLAETPVPDWRFHDLRRTGVTMMARLGISPAVADRILNHVEQRKATTIAEVYQRHQFLPEREAAMEIWAAHVLRVAGADAPDAEATRRDWERPPDPGHRSA from the coding sequence ATGACCAAAGCGGGCCAAATCCGGCTGACCGATACCGCCGTGAAGGCGCTCAAATGCCCGCCGGGCAAGCGCGATTGCCTCGTGTTTGACGATCGAATTGCGGGGTTCGGGGTGCGCGTGATGGCTTCCGGCGTGAAAACCTTCTTGCTGCAATACCAGCTCGGCGGCCGCGGCGGCCGGCGCGAGCGCTATGTGATCGGGCGCCACATGGAGACGCGGATCGCCGACGGGGCGGCGGTGGTGGTCACGGCGGCTTGGGCGCGCGCCGAAGCCGAGCGCGCTCGCGGCCTCGTCCGCGACGGGCGCAGCCCAAAGACTGCCCGCGTCGGTGCGCCGAAACAGCGTGTCTATACCTTCGCGCAGCTAGTCGAGGATTGGCGCGCCGGGGCCCTGGTGCGCGCCAGCCCGCGTTACCGCGACGAGGCGCCGGCTTCGATCCGGCGATTTTTTGCCGAGCTGCTGCCGTGCGCAGCTTCCTCCCTGGTGCGCGCGCAAGTCCGCGAGATCGTGCAGGCGCATGCGTCGAGCGCGCCGATCGGCACGCGCCGCGCGGTGAGCGCCGCTCGCGCCGCGTTCAATTGGGCGCTCAATGAGCGTGACCTCAAAGCGGCCGGTAATCCCTTCGAGCGCGTCAATCGCGGAACGGAAGATAGCCGCCAGCGTGTCTTGACGGACGCCGAGCTCGGCGAAGCCTGGCGCGCAGCGCGGGCGCTGGCGCCTCCTTTCGGGGCGTTCGTGCAACTGCTGATCCTCACCTTGCAGCGCCGAAGCGAACTCGCTGGCATGCGTTGGGACGAGTTGGCGCCGGATTTCTCGGTTTGGACCCTCCCCGCGGCACGGGCGAAGAACAGCGAGGCGCACCTCGTCCATCTGGTCGACGCGGCGCGCGAGGTGCTGCGGCGGCTGCCGCGTGGCGCCGGCAGCCCGCTTGTCTTCCCGGCGACGCGAAGCCGCCTCGGCGCCGGCACGGCGCGCCCGATCTCCGGCTTTTCAGATGTGAAAGAGCGGCTGCTCGAGCAAATCCGAGCCGAGCGGGCGCGGCGGCGCAATTCGCCTCTGGCAGAGACGCCGGTGCCGGATTGGCGCTTTCACGATCTCCGCCGCACGGGGGTGACGATGATGGCGCGCCTCGGGATCAGCCCTGCCGTCGCCGACCGCATCCTCAACCACGTCGAACAGCGCAAGGCGACGACGATTGCCGAGGTTTACCAGCGGCACCAGTTTTTGCCCGAACGCGAGGCGGCGATGGAAATCTGGGCCGCGCACGTGCTGCGTGTCGCGGGCGCCGACGCGCCGGATGCCGAAGCGACGCGCCGAGACTGGGAACGCCCCCCGGACCCGGGGCATCGTTCCGCATAG
- the istB gene encoding IS21-like element helper ATPase IstB encodes MLTHPTLDLLHKLGLHGMAKAFKDLDARPEVAGLAHGEWLALLLEHEATLRQQKRFESRARAAKLRQSASVEDVDYRAPRGLDRAQFLKLASCDWVRARHNLLITGPCGVGKSWLACALGQKACREDLSTAYHRVSRLFSALALARADGRYARTLRQIARLDLLILDDWGPETLNADQRRDLLEIIDDRHEMRSVIITSQVPVERWYEIIGDPTIADAILDRLVHNAYRIELTGESLRKKRDPAPAHART; translated from the coding sequence ATGCTCACCCACCCGACCCTCGACCTGCTGCACAAACTCGGCCTGCACGGCATGGCCAAAGCCTTCAAGGACCTCGACGCCCGGCCGGAGGTTGCCGGTTTGGCCCATGGCGAATGGCTGGCTTTATTGCTCGAGCACGAGGCCACGTTGCGACAGCAGAAACGCTTCGAGAGCCGCGCCCGCGCGGCCAAATTGCGCCAGTCCGCCAGCGTCGAGGATGTCGATTACCGCGCCCCGCGCGGCCTCGACCGGGCACAGTTCCTGAAACTCGCCAGCTGTGACTGGGTGCGCGCCCGGCATAATCTGCTCATTACCGGCCCCTGCGGGGTCGGCAAAAGCTGGCTGGCCTGCGCGCTGGGCCAGAAGGCTTGCCGCGAGGATCTCTCGACCGCCTATCACCGGGTGTCGCGGCTGTTCTCTGCCCTGGCGCTGGCCCGCGCCGATGGCCGTTACGCCAGAACACTGCGCCAGATCGCCAGGCTCGACCTGTTGATTTTGGACGATTGGGGCCCCGAGACCCTGAACGCGGACCAACGCCGCGATCTGCTGGAAATTATCGATGACCGCCACGAGATGCGCTCCGTCATCATCACCAGCCAAGTGCCGGTCGAGCGCTGGTACGAAATCATCGGCGATCCCACCATCGCCGACGCCATCCTCGACCGCCTCGTCCACAACGCCTACCGCATCGAACTCACCGGCGAGAGCCTCCGTAAAAAGCGCGATCCGGCACCGGCCCACGCCCGAACTTGA